From Coffea arabica cultivar ET-39 chromosome 2e, Coffea Arabica ET-39 HiFi, whole genome shotgun sequence, the proteins below share one genomic window:
- the LOC113733339 gene encoding dof zinc finger protein DOF3.7 isoform X2 — MGEIASSPCSRPVVQERKVRPQKDQALNCPRCHSTNTKFCYYNNYSLTQPRYFCKTCRRYWTEGGTLRNVPVGGGSRKNKRSTTTNTSSHKHPDLNPPTITHFASQNPKIHPQGQDLNLGFPASQDYHGHASKIFELPKVDVSGCNQLKSSSSASSAPFAALEFLRTGIVSRGMNSFITSTIPAVDLNALYNAQGFQFQDLKPAAGVSFSVDHHGLGNRFVNAPSGIQENGGRLMFPFGAVKQGTSTSAVDQNKGQSDSSGYWNGMLGGGSWM, encoded by the coding sequence ATGGGTGAGATAGCTTCCAGTCCATGCTCCAGGCCAGTGGTGCAGGAAAGAAAGGTTAGGCCACAAAAGGATCAAGCCCTGAATTGTCCACGGTGTCATTCAACTAATACCAAGTTCTGCTATTACAACAACTATAGCCTTACTCAACCAAGATACTTCTGTAAGACCTGCAGAAGGTATTGGACTGAAGGTGGAACTCTGAGGAATGTTCCAGTTGGAGGAGGctcaaggaaaaacaaaagatcTACTACTACTAATACTTCATCCCACAAACATCCTGATCTGAACCCTCCGACCATCACTCACTTCGCTTCTCAAAACCCTAAGATCCATCCTCAAGGCCAAGACCTTAACCTAGGTTTCCCAGCTTCACAAGATTATCATGGTCATGCTTCTAAAATATTTGAACTACCCAAAGTTGATGTCAGCGGCTGCAATCAGCTAAAGTCTTCATCTTCTGCATCCTCAGCTCCATTCGCCGCCCTAGAGTTTCTAAGGACAGGAATTGTTTCGAGGGGGATGAATTCCTTCATCACAAGTACGATCCCAGCTGTGGACCTAAATGCTCTCTATAACGCTCAAGGGTTTCAATTCCAAGATTTGAAGCCAGCAGCTGGCGTCAGTTTTTCTGTTGATCATCATGGGCTTGGAAATAGGTTTGTTAATGCTCCTAGCGGGATCCAAGAAAATGGTGGGCGACTAATGTTTCCTTTTGGAGCAGTCAAACAAGGTACAAGCACAAGTGCAGTCGATCAGAATAAGGGACAATCAGATTCAAGTGGATATTGGAATGGAATGTTGGGTGGGGGATCATGGATGTAA
- the LOC140037130 gene encoding pyridoxine/pyridoxamine 5'-phosphate oxidase 2-like isoform X1 has product MGSSATAPWKQLLLNALQSNSHLKHSSYFQLATVGNNGRPSNRTVVFRGFQDDSDKIQMNTDSRTRKIEDLKHCPFAEICWYFTDTWEQFRINGKVDIIDGNSADPLKLQHREKAWFASSLRSRLQYLGPTPGLPSLNEELSEKTSLDPSTGPVGAFCLLLLDPDQVDYLNLKSNERQSFTSTRTGSGEKFWTSDKVNP; this is encoded by the exons ATGGGAAGCTCAGCAACGGCTCCATGGAAGCAGCTTCTTTTAAATGCCCTCCAATCAAATTCCCACCTCAAGCACTCCTCCTATTTTCAACTT GCAACAGTAGGGAATAACGGCAGGCCCTCAAATCGAACTGTTGTTTTCAGAGGATTCCAAGACGACAGTGATAAGATTCAGATGAACACTGATTCCCGAACTCGAaag ATTGAAGATCTCAAGCATTGCCCTTTTGCTGAG ATATGCTGGTATTTCACTGACACCTGGGAGCAATTCCGCATTAACGGGAAAGTGGATATTATTGATGGAAATAGTGCTGACCCTCTAAAATTACAG CACAGAGAGAAAGCTTGGTTTGCTAGTTCGCTTAGATCAAGACTTCAGTATTTGGGACCTACTCCTGGACTTCCTTCTCTCAATGAAGAATTATCTGAAAAAACCTCTTTAGACCCTTCTACTGGTCCTGTTGGTGCATTTTGCTTACTTCTTCTGGACCCTGACCAG GTTGATTATCTAAATTTAAAGAGTAATGAAAGGCAATCTTTTACATCTACAAGGACTGGGAGTGGGGAAAAGTTCTGGACTTCAGATAAAGTCAATCCATAG
- the LOC113733336 gene encoding laccase-6, translating into MANQLATSGILYLWLNLLIMNAHRMSVMGFIARWPGGRATRSYDFKVQTTKIEKLCNTWDIVTINGMFPGPVIYAQEDDRVIVRVTNETPYNATIHWHGVRQRLSCWSDGPSYITQCPIQSGQTFTYEFTLVQQKGTLLWHAHVSWLRGTVYGAIVVYPKTGVPYPFIYPYEEHIILLGEFWLRDLVQLEQSVIASGGGPPPADAYTINGHPGPNYNCSTNDVYKIDVVPGKTYLLRLISASLNTEHFFAIANHKLTIVEADAEYTKPFTTDHVMLGPGQTLNVLVTANQPIAKYSMAMGPYMSARNVPFQTITSTAYFQYLGALPNSLSSPAPVPTFNDNLAVKTVMDGLRSLSGTPSVPKEIDQNLFITIGLNVQKCTSRNPQQNCQGLNGGVMAASMNNISFIKPNISLLEAYYRKINGYFTEDFPGAPFKFYDFVNGAPNNAPVDTNSLNGSRTYVLEYGTRVQLILQDTGTVTTENHPIHLHGFSFHVIGYGTGNYNPDTANFNLVDPPYLNTIGVPVGGWAAVRFLADNPGVWFMHCHLEIHLSWGLSVVFIVKNGQGPLQTLPHPPADLPRC; encoded by the exons ATGGCAAACCAGCTGGCTACTTCAGGCATTTTGTACCTATGGCTAAACTTGCTGATCATGAATGCTCATAGAATGAGTGTTATGGGCTTTATCGCACGATGGCCGGGAGGCAGAGCAACAAGGTCCTATGACTTCAAG GTCCAAACAACAAAAATCGAGAAGTTGTGTAACACTTGGGATATAGTGACAATAAACGGAATGTTTCCTGGACCGGTTATTTATGCACAAGAAGATGATAGAGTAATCGTCAGGGTTACCAACGAAACACCCTATAATGCCACAATACACTG GCATGGTGTCCGGCAAAGGTTATCATGTTGGTCAGATGGCCCTTCTTACATAACACAGTGCCCCATTCAATCAGGACAGACATTCACGTACGAGTTCACTCTGGTGCAGCAAAAGGGCACCTTATTATGGCATGCTCACGTCTCTTGGCTCCGGGGCACCGTCTATGGTGCCATTGTGGTCTACCCTAAGACTGGGGTACCCTATCCTTTCATCTACCCTTACGAAGAGCACATCATTCTCCTGG GGGAGTTTTGGCTGAGAGACTTGGTGCAACTGGAGCAGTCGGTTATCGCAAGCGGGGGAGGCCCACCACCAGCGGATGCCTACACGATCAATGGCCATCCGGGGCCTAACTATAATTGCTCCACCAATG atgtTTACAAAATTGACGTGGTTCCtgggaagacgtacctgttgaGGTTAATCAGCGCATCACTGAACACGGAGCACTTCTTTGCCATTGCAAATCACAAATTAACAATAGTCGAAGCCGATGCTGAGTACACAAAGCCCTTCACCACCGACCACGTTATGCTTGGACCTGGCCAGACCCTTAACGTTCTGGTCACCGCTAATCAACCTATAGCGAAGTACTCCATGGCCATGGGCCCTTATATGTCTGCAAGAAACGTCCCATTTCAAACTATAACCTCAACCGCCTACTTCCAGTACCTGGGTGCCCTGCCCAATAGCCTCTCGTCACCGGCTCCCGTCCCAACGTTTAACGACAACCTTGCTGTTAAAACGGTCATGGATGGGCTGAGGAGCTTGAGCGGAACCCCGAGCGTTCCTAAGGAGATTGACCAGAATCTGTTCATTACAATTGGATTGAACGTCCAAAAGTGCACTTCAAGGAATCCACAGCAGAATTGCCAAGGCCTCAACGGTGGGGTTATGGCTGCTTCCATGAACAACATAAGTTTTATTAAGCCTAACATTTCGCTTTTGGAAGCTTACTACAGGAAGATTAATGGCTATTTCACCGAAGATTTTCCCGGGGCGCCCTTTAAATTCTATGATTTTGTGAATGGAGCTCCTAATAATGCCCCCGTGGATACTAACTCATTGAATGGAAGTAGGACTTATGTCCTTGAATACGGGACTCGAGTTCAACTGATCTTGCAGGACACAGGAACGGTCACCACTGAAAACCACCCAATTCACCTTCATGGCTTTAGCTTCCACGTTATAGGATATGGCACCGGAAACTATAATCCAGACACAGCAAATTTCAATTTGGTGGATCCGCCGTACTTGAACACGATAGGAGTTCCAGTGGGTGGCTGGGCCGCTGTTAGATTCCTTGCAGACAATCCAG GGGTTTGGTTCATGCATTGCCATTTGGAGATACATTTGTCATGGGGCTTGTCTGTGGTGTTTATCGTGAAAAACGGGCAAGGACCGCTGCAGACCCTCCCCCATCCTCCGGCAGACCTGCCCCGGTGCTAG
- the LOC113733335 gene encoding uncharacterized protein, whose product MSANPTVQSNCGFMNCEKLDRMANWVGNSVASAFFASLERCSCINLSTSHDDGDDDDFEEAKDRPLILTKPISFDDPPSLHHHHPTSTAA is encoded by the coding sequence ATGTCGGCGAATCCAACGGTGCAAAGCAATTGCGGGTTTATGAATTGCGAAAAGCTGGATAGGATGGCGAATTGGGTCGGGAACAGCGTAGCCTCGGCGTTCTTCGCATCACTGGAACGCTGCTCCTGCATCAACCTCAGCACCTCCCATGACGACGGCGATGATGACGATTTTGAAGAGGCCAAGGACCGCCCCCTCATCCTCACAAAACCCATCTCCTTCGACGATCCTCCTtctctccaccaccaccaccctacCTCCACCGCCGCTTGA
- the LOC140037130 gene encoding pyridoxine/pyridoxamine 5'-phosphate oxidase 2-like isoform X2: MGSSATAPWKQLLLNALQSNSHLKHSSYFQLATVGNNGRPSNRTVVFRGFQDDSDKIQMNTDSRTRKICWYFTDTWEQFRINGKVDIIDGNSADPLKLQHREKAWFASSLRSRLQYLGPTPGLPSLNEELSEKTSLDPSTGPVGAFCLLLLDPDQVDYLNLKSNERQSFTSTRTGSGEKFWTSDKVNP, translated from the exons ATGGGAAGCTCAGCAACGGCTCCATGGAAGCAGCTTCTTTTAAATGCCCTCCAATCAAATTCCCACCTCAAGCACTCCTCCTATTTTCAACTT GCAACAGTAGGGAATAACGGCAGGCCCTCAAATCGAACTGTTGTTTTCAGAGGATTCCAAGACGACAGTGATAAGATTCAGATGAACACTGATTCCCGAACTCGAaag ATATGCTGGTATTTCACTGACACCTGGGAGCAATTCCGCATTAACGGGAAAGTGGATATTATTGATGGAAATAGTGCTGACCCTCTAAAATTACAG CACAGAGAGAAAGCTTGGTTTGCTAGTTCGCTTAGATCAAGACTTCAGTATTTGGGACCTACTCCTGGACTTCCTTCTCTCAATGAAGAATTATCTGAAAAAACCTCTTTAGACCCTTCTACTGGTCCTGTTGGTGCATTTTGCTTACTTCTTCTGGACCCTGACCAG GTTGATTATCTAAATTTAAAGAGTAATGAAAGGCAATCTTTTACATCTACAAGGACTGGGAGTGGGGAAAAGTTCTGGACTTCAGATAAAGTCAATCCATAG
- the LOC140037133 gene encoding uncharacterized protein — protein MAKLYVKAVPPADLNRNTEWFTYPGVWTTYILILFFAWLLVLSIFGCTPGMAWTVVNLSHFVVTYHFFHWKKGTPFADDQGIYNALTWWEQIDNGKQLTRNRKFLTVVPVVLYLIASHTTDYQNPMLFFNTVAVLVLVVAKFPNMHKVRIFGINGEQ, from the exons ATGGCGAAGCTATACGTGAAGGCAGTGCCACCGGCGGATCTGAACCGGAATACGGAGTGGTTCACCTACCCGGGTGTATGGACCACCTACATATTGATCCTATTCTTCGCGTGGCTGCTGGTTCTCTCCATCTTCGGCTGCACTCCTGGCATGGCTTGGACTGTCGTCAATCTTTCCCACTTCGTC GTCACCTATCACTTTTTTCACTGGAAGAAAGGAACTCCATTTGCTGATGACCAGGGGATCTATAATGCATTGACTTGGTGGGAGCAGATTGACAATGGAAAACAGCTCACTCGGAATAGGAAGTTCCTAACAGTTGTACCAGTTGTCCT GTACTTGATAGCTTCACACACAACTGACTACCAGAATCCAATGCTTTTCTTCAACACTGTTGCAGTGCTTGTGCTAGTGGTTGCCAAGTTCCCCAACATGCACAAGGTTcgtatatttggaatcaatggGGAGCAGTGA
- the LOC113733339 gene encoding dof zinc finger protein DOF3.7 isoform X1 has product MDTTNQWTQEIGGLKSMGEIASSPCSRPVVQERKVRPQKDQALNCPRCHSTNTKFCYYNNYSLTQPRYFCKTCRRYWTEGGTLRNVPVGGGSRKNKRSTTTNTSSHKHPDLNPPTITHFASQNPKIHPQGQDLNLGFPASQDYHGHASKIFELPKVDVSGCNQLKSSSSASSAPFAALEFLRTGIVSRGMNSFITSTIPAVDLNALYNAQGFQFQDLKPAAGVSFSVDHHGLGNRFVNAPSGIQENGGRLMFPFGAVKQGTSTSAVDQNKGQSDSSGYWNGMLGGGSWM; this is encoded by the exons ATGGATACAACTAATCAATGGACTCAG GAGATTGGAGGGTTGAAAAGTATGGGTGAGATAGCTTCCAGTCCATGCTCCAGGCCAGTGGTGCAGGAAAGAAAGGTTAGGCCACAAAAGGATCAAGCCCTGAATTGTCCACGGTGTCATTCAACTAATACCAAGTTCTGCTATTACAACAACTATAGCCTTACTCAACCAAGATACTTCTGTAAGACCTGCAGAAGGTATTGGACTGAAGGTGGAACTCTGAGGAATGTTCCAGTTGGAGGAGGctcaaggaaaaacaaaagatcTACTACTACTAATACTTCATCCCACAAACATCCTGATCTGAACCCTCCGACCATCACTCACTTCGCTTCTCAAAACCCTAAGATCCATCCTCAAGGCCAAGACCTTAACCTAGGTTTCCCAGCTTCACAAGATTATCATGGTCATGCTTCTAAAATATTTGAACTACCCAAAGTTGATGTCAGCGGCTGCAATCAGCTAAAGTCTTCATCTTCTGCATCCTCAGCTCCATTCGCCGCCCTAGAGTTTCTAAGGACAGGAATTGTTTCGAGGGGGATGAATTCCTTCATCACAAGTACGATCCCAGCTGTGGACCTAAATGCTCTCTATAACGCTCAAGGGTTTCAATTCCAAGATTTGAAGCCAGCAGCTGGCGTCAGTTTTTCTGTTGATCATCATGGGCTTGGAAATAGGTTTGTTAATGCTCCTAGCGGGATCCAAGAAAATGGTGGGCGACTAATGTTTCCTTTTGGAGCAGTCAAACAAGGTACAAGCACAAGTGCAGTCGATCAGAATAAGGGACAATCAGATTCAAGTGGATATTGGAATGGAATGTTGGGTGGGGGATCATGGATGTAA